The window AATTTATTGCATTTGGCAAGAGAGAAGATCCAGGCAATAAGACATTTCACAAGAAACAAGTCACGCACCTGACCATTCTTTGAAAGCACGCAACGAGAATCACCAACATTCCCAACAATGATCTGATTTCCTCTAATGATTACCACACATGCTGTGCTACCTTCATATGACGGCGGAACGTAATCCTGAGGGGGCAACAATCCAGCTGAAGTGTAAAACTAACAATTCAATAGTTCCACgaaataaaaaaatctaaaaaggtgTGCAATGCCACCAGAGAAAAAAATGATGTCCATACTCCATAAAAGAAGGGAACAAATGTAAGAAAGACATGATGAGTCCAACAAAGTGACATATCAAACAATACCATAGTTTGGGCAGTAGGATAACAACTAAAGTACAACAAGAACTTAACAAGCTTTTGGATTCTGACTCCATAAACATTAAACAAGTGCTTGATATGATGAGTGTGTATGAGAAATATATCACTCGGAACTCCACATCATATCTTGAGAGAAAAATATGGAATCCATATCACACATTCCTTCAAGATACTTCTTGCAGATAAGAATATGTGCACTAGATAACTAGAAATAAGATCATGATTAACTTTAATGCAGTTGGATGTGTAAAGAACAACCACGAAGTTTATATATCACCTCTGTGAAATGGTGGAGATTAGCACAAATGTTAGTGAGACAATTGCGATTAGCACAGGGATTAAGTGACTCCCTCCATTCATTTGATCGTTGCAAATCATCATCAAGTCTGCAATTAAGAAGGCAGGTGATTACATATTTTCATGTTTGCTAATCCAGCAAATGGTACTATATTTTCAAGAAAATGATTGCAATTATGAACACTTGTCCTTCCGTTTTCCACTATTGAGAAACATGAGTGCACAAAATATGTAGAGTACATGAAATAATTATGTAGAAAATAACCTGAAGCATACAGACGTAATTGCATTGGGCAGATTGTTGATATAGTctacatcctcaagaagcataGTATGAAATCGTTTTGCACAGTACATTGCTACTTCAGCTCCTGAATAGAAAAAGGTAAAAAACTCAGCATGACTGTACAGATAGAGAACGAAGGATTGAAGGATGAATCAACTGTTATTATGTTCCTAATAGGAAACGCCGTCCTTTCTTTATAGAGGATTGTGACTTCTATGATATTTTAACCAACGCGTGAAGTGGTCTAACAGATGAATTGTTTGACATTTGTTAGAAAAGATGAGAATGAAGATCAAACCTCCATGGCCATCATAAACACCAAAGAATGACGTGGTCGCATCTAGATCTAGTTCAACTGCAAGCTAGATAATACGAAAGGTACAAATCAAGCTTGTTGTTTGATCACATTTACTTACAGGTAAACACCTTATGGCCATAAAATTGGTTAAAAGAGTGCAAGATTACTCACTGCATCTTCCATGTGCGGGCGAAATCCTTGCGTAGTATATGAGGCATACTTAACTCTGTGATTCTCTCCTTCACTAGATGATGGTGATTGTTCTAGTGGACGGCTGGGAGATGCACCCATGGCAGAAGCCTCTTTCCTGTAAGGACTAATGTGAACACACTATTGTACTATCTGTTGAACCAAACATTGTTCAATACTGATCAGGGTCACTAAGACTTAAGAAGACCATGAAAAATGGCTTCAGCATTtcagaacaaaaataaaaactcCAAAGTTTGTGCCAAGAACAAATGCAGCAGCCTGCAGTGCACACGATATGAAAGGGGACAAATAATCACAGGCTAAGATTTCCCACTCAAATTTCAGTAACACCTGGTGCCGGGTAACAAACTACTTAACAGAATCGCACTTCACACCATACTGGGGAAGTGAAACATCATCAAGTGTTAGACCATTTAATGTGAGCTGCAAATAAAGATGGCTTGAACTTGATTGCTTGATAGTAAGTAAGAACTAAGAGACTCATACATCTATGGATGTAAACATCTACTGAATGAAAAGTACTTTCATGAAAAACAGAGTAACACTGCTCGCTGGCACTCAACAGCAAGAACGGACAGGTTATAAATCAAGATCACCGAGTTTCCGCGTGCACAGCATCATCAAGAATCAACAAGAATAAGAGGAATCAACAGAACGTCAAAACCCAgtgtgggaaaaaaaaagagaggaaagcaCACCTACACGCAGAAAGAATCTGGAAAAACATACCAAAATAAGTAAACGATAGAGACGAGCAGATATAGATCATCGAGCGGCCATGTTTACATCGATAACGCCAGGAAAAGAAACATCAAGAAAATGCGTAGGTAGAAACGGGTGCTACGATGAAGGATGAACTCATGAACTGATGAACACTATCCAGTTGCAAGAAGACGGACAGATACAGAATTACAGATTACCACCTCCTCCAACAGAGACCATGCGAACCGCAACAGCAGCGACACGGAAGCAGCAGTAGACGCAACAACAGGAACAAGGTGGAGAAGAATGATAAGTAAGATCGAAAATAAAAGGAGACAACGAAGATCACCATAGGTTGGTGCTCGtcacctccttctcctccaaGAAAACTGCCACCATCTTCGAAAGCAGCAGGAACAGCAACAACAAGAGCAAGCaagaaaacgaagaaaaaagaggggaaagagatcaCCATGGCCCTCGGTGCTCGTCACCCTCCCTCCTCAAAGAAAACCACCACCAACTTCAAAACCAACCGCAACAACATCAACACATACCAATGCAAGAACACAGACCAACTTCAAAACCAACCGCAACAACATCAACACACACCAACGCAAGAACACAGGCCGCAGCATTCCAGACCAAGAGTAAAACTCTCACAGAATCGTCTCAAGATCGAAGACAAACACAACACCCAATGGTCTCGATCAAGTACTCCACAGGACCACGGCGAACGAAACGAAACAGCAAGAACTAGAAGAGCAGCGGCTACTAGCAACAGCATCACCAACACAAACACATGGAcattgaagaagagaagaaatctCACGGTTGTCTTGGAGCAGAGGaaagcagaggaggaggaggaggaggagagagtggGAGAGAGATCAAATCAAGCCCTCACCTCTCCGCGATTCCGCTGCGCTTGTGACTTGTGAAAATTGTTGTGGTTGCGAAGCAAAAGTGGGTGAGAGGAGCCAAAGCCttgcatgcaagaggaggtggggCACAAAAAGTAGTAAAACCAACCCAAAGCTTCCGTCTTCGGCCCGAGCGGGCGCATCTCGTCCGTTGGATTGGCCCAACGTGGCTGCTGCGCCTGATCCGACGGCCCAGGTGCGCCCCTCGTGCTGCCCGTGCACCTGGGCCCACTCGCGCGCTGCCTTGTGGCCTTCGAGGAGggattcctcctcctcctcctccgccgccgccgtagccgggGTATTGGtcggcgccgccgagccgctCGGGAGTACAGGCGGAGGAGCCCCGAGGAGCTGCATTGAGGCCCACGCGCCGCcgggctcgccgtcgtcggccgctTAGCTCCACCCCCTTCGTCTTCTGCTCCGGCCGCCGCACAATCACAGCCTCACCCCTCCCCTCCGGGGTCCAGGCTAGCGCCTCCTCGCGCTCGCGGGCTCGCCGCCCGAGCTGTGCGCCACGCCACGAGAGCATCGGAgcacgcggcagcggcggaagaAGGAATCCGGGTCGGCCATGtcggcgagggcgacggtggccgATGCGggaggtggagcggcggcggcggcggttgcaaGGCAGCACGCGGTGTGCGACGGCGCgtggagcaggagcaggagcaggagacATTGGCGTAGACGGAGGGAGccccggccatggcggcgccggcagcgcggcgcggcaggcggcggccggacgTGGACGACGTGTGGGGAGGtggagcagcggcggtgggATGGGAATGGGGAATTTCCAGCTCTGGTGGACTCGGGCTGCGCTTATCGCGCCAGAATTAGGCCCACCAATAATCACAAAACAGGCCCTCGTTTTAGTCCGCGGAAGTATTGGGCCTAAATTCAGACCGTTTAAACTCCTATGTGGGCCTAAATTTGGCCCGTTTATAATGAGTAGGACTGAATCTAGCTTTATCTACAACAGACGTATAAAACAGATCGACgaattagcacataattaatcaaatattagttaatttttaattaaattaatatagattttaaagcaaaatttctataaaaattctttttaaaaacattatttaacagtttaaaagcGCAAGCACGGAGttgaaaaagggggaaaagaacACTTGATTTATATATTATTCATGTACTTAAAACAAGTTATGAGTCACGCAGTATGGTTTATTACTGCTGGAGTGCTGGTTCAATGCCAATTATTATGCAACCAAATTGTGATTAATGAACTATACTAATTCACTCTTATCCTACACTAACAATAAAGTTTCGTTGCACATGATGCGCTAATTTTCCCAGTTAAGATGTTACAGGAAATGTGGAGCTCAGAGAAACCTCCTagagaaaaacagagaaaaaactGTACAGGGATTACCGGATTAGTACAACATTATCTCGCTCCTGCCATGACAAATGTTTGAATTTTATCCCCTCAATGAAATGCAACGACTAAATAATGGTGTATATATGTTGCCACTTACCAACGAAAACGAACTACAGTAAATTGAAACAATGCATATGTTACAAAGGATGTGTAACATTTGTTGTACACATTCAGAAGGGCAAAAAACCACAAGTTACAAATATGGGGAAACAATTCTAAACTCACTCACTAGAGGACTCCTTCTAGTTATTTACATGTCATTCGAATACGAAAATATAaacaaaatagattaatatagaTCATTCCACGAATATACGTGCAAGATCAAATTCAATTTAtacaagttgaaaaaaaaacaaaattaatggTGGTTATCCGTTAACTAGgctatagtttaatttgttttttttcctggtaGAAGTTGAGTTTTGACTTATATATTTGTGGAATAATatcttttataactatttagataacATAGAAGAAATATTCCTTAGAGTCTAAGTTTAAAATTCATACCTCAAATATGGATGTACACAACATCTGGGCCGTGTTAATAAAGATTGTAGGATCTTGCTGAGggggcaaaaagaaaaaaaaaactcaagttGCATTGCATGGCAACCATGATGAACGAATTAACATAACATTGTTTATTACAAGGGATATCTGCTCCTACAGTCCTACCAATCTCGTCCTCGATCAACCGATCGACCACCGCGTTCTACATGGCGAGGAGATATGCAGCTGTACCCCGTCAGCTCCAGCATGCAGCTCCGTTCAGCGAACACCTCCCGATgaagatcgccgccgccgccgccgcggacggcAGCTGGTAGCCAGGCAGCCGTAGTTGATCAGCGACAGGTCGGCGACGTCGCGCGCCAGCTGAGCTGCACCCGCCGTCGGCCGTTCTTCCTCTCCTCGGCTGCACCGGGTGAAGTCTCGAATGCGTCCGCGGTTGGGCGCGCTGGCAGATCAGCCGGTAGTCGAGCGCCGCGACCACGGGCGTTCTCCGTGAGGGACTGAGGGACACGTCCTGCGCCGACGTGAACCCGCCGTACCTTGCAATCCCCCTCCCATAAATTTCAAacaaaacaaactattgtgaAGTTAgcaaaatttattcaaatttgataaATATTGCTCAAATTTCCAATGTTGAtcgaatttaaataaaatttgctaaattcacacacacacacacacacacacaagtcGGACATAGTTTTGTGTCAGGGGAGGGTTTGAATTTCGAACCGAAATTCCAAACGTGCGCATTAGACATTGCGGGTTCGCCAATGCATGCCCAGTAGGAGAAAGAAACGAAAGTGTATACAATATATAGAGATCAGACTACCAAAAGCTA of the Oryza sativa Japonica Group chromosome 2, ASM3414082v1 genome contains:
- the LOC4329930 gene encoding probable protein phosphatase 2C 21: MGASPSRPLEQSPSSSEGENHRVKYASYTTQGFRPHMEDALAVELDLDATTSFFGVYDGHGGAEVAMYCAKRFHTMLLEDVDYINNLPNAITSVCFRLDDDLQRSNEWRESLNPCANRNCLTNICANLHHFTEDYVPPSYEGSTACVVIIRGNQIIVGNVGDSRCVLSKNGQAISLSFDHKPHHEAERERIQRAGGHVFLQRILGMLATSRAIGDFAYKQNRNMPPSQQMVTCVPDIRVENITDDTEFLVIASDGVWDGMRNNNVVQFVRQELRPGEENLRETCEKLVGHCLHSNDNATAILVKFKPIEEDPDEVASARDEHQHNPEGGDEKLDINNDND
- the LOC4329930 gene encoding probable protein phosphatase 2C 21 isoform X1, yielding MSPAPAPAPRAVAHRVLPCNRRRRRSTSRIGHRRPRRHGRPGFLLPPLPRAPMLSWRGAQLGRRAREREEALAWTPEGRGEAVIVRRPEQKTKGVELSGRRRRARRRVGLNAAPRGSSACTPERLGGADQYPGYGGGGGGGGGIPPRRPQGSARVGPGARAARGAHLGRRIRRSSHVGPIQRTRCARSGRRRKLWVGFTTFCAPPPLACKALAPLTHFCFATTTIFTSHKRSGIAERKEASAMGASPSRPLEQSPSSSEGENHRVKYASYTTQGFRPHMEDALAVELDLDATTSFFGVYDGHGGAEVAMYCAKRFHTMLLEDVDYINNLPNAITSVCFRLDDDLQRSNEWRESLNPCANRNCLTNICANLHHFTEDYVPPSYEGSTACVVIIRGNQIIVGNVGDSRCVLSKNGQAISLSFDHKPHHEAERERIQRAGGHVFLQRILGMLATSRAIGDFAYKQNRNMPPSQQMVTCVPDIRVENITDDTEFLVIASDGVWDGMRNNNVVQFVRQELRPGEENLRETCEKLVGHCLHSNDNATAILVKFKPIEEDPDEVASARDEHQHNPEGGDEKLDINNDND
- the LOC4329930 gene encoding probable protein phosphatase 2C 21 isoform X2; translation: MSPAPAPAPRAVAHRVLPCNRRRRRSTSRIGHRRPRRHGRPGFLLPPLPRAPMLSWRGAQLGRRAREREEALAWTPEGRGEAVIVRRPEQKTKGVELSGRRRRARRRVGLNAAPRGSSACTPERLGGADQYPGYGGGGGGGGGIPPRRPQGSARVGPGARAARGAHLGRRIRRSSHVGPIQRTRCARSGRRRKLWVGFTTFCAPPPLACKALAPLTHFCFATTTIFTSHKRSGIAERKEASAMGASPSRPLEQSPSSSEGENHRVKYASYTTQGFRPHMEDALAVELDLDATTSFFGVYDGHGGAEVAMYCAKRFHTMLLEDVDYINNLPNAITSVCFRLDDDLQRSNEWRESLNPCANRNCLTNICANLHHFTEDYVPPSYEGSTACVVIIRGNQIIVGNVGDSRCVLSKNGQAISLSFDHKPHHEAERERIQRAGGHVFLQRILGMLATSRAIGDFAYKQNRNMPPSQQMVTCVPDIRVGWHEK